One part of the Tunicatimonas pelagia genome encodes these proteins:
- a CDS encoding glycosyltransferase family 4 protein, giving the protein MNAVRKYSQYDYNNTSSVLMPATDNRYSDSINHKKALPKKILIFVLRYSTPSQTFIRNEIDQLSRHQEIKVQVLTTEVDDPKNLPDYVKIIPFSAPRERMTDKVSRRWRRITKQKPAKGKMYLNTKSVEFSQRLNQEIEQFQPDLIHIHFGYEAPTVLLNTEAFRQIPTLIAFRGADASSFLSLRRYRVFLRRYLKHPMLHTLSVSDSLRENLERYRIPLNDHHILYSGTDTDFYRRRSTNRAREPHIFLQVSSFRDKKGHEYTLRAFQKFQKLRPDVSFRLILAGGGKLQKKMERLAAELEIADVVEFPGWVNKYQVRDLMERAHTFVHHSVTPPVSQKMEGIPNAIMEAMAMELPILSSYHSGIPELVEHGTHGYLVNEYDVDMYAKRIEDILSWNYQTQNRERVIAGFEKQKHREHLLTIYENVLSQHCLA; this is encoded by the coding sequence ATGAATGCAGTCCGAAAATACTCTCAATATGACTACAACAATACGAGTTCAGTACTGATGCCTGCAACTGATAATCGATATTCGGATAGCATAAATCACAAAAAAGCGTTGCCGAAAAAGATTTTGATTTTTGTGCTTCGCTACAGCACCCCTTCCCAAACATTTATTCGCAATGAAATTGATCAACTAAGCCGGCACCAAGAAATTAAAGTACAAGTACTTACTACGGAAGTAGATGACCCAAAAAACTTGCCTGATTACGTAAAGATAATTCCGTTCAGTGCTCCCAGGGAAAGGATGACCGATAAAGTTTCTCGTCGTTGGCGACGTATAACCAAGCAGAAACCAGCGAAGGGTAAAATGTACCTGAATACTAAATCTGTAGAATTCTCACAACGCCTGAATCAGGAGATTGAACAGTTTCAGCCAGATCTGATTCATATTCATTTTGGCTACGAAGCTCCTACGGTTTTGCTAAATACCGAAGCATTCCGCCAAATTCCTACGTTGATTGCCTTTAGGGGGGCAGATGCCTCTTCGTTCTTAAGTTTACGCAGGTACCGGGTATTTTTGCGACGCTATTTGAAGCATCCTATGCTCCATACATTATCGGTTTCCGACTCACTGCGGGAGAACCTAGAGCGTTATCGTATTCCTCTCAACGATCATCATATTCTTTATTCAGGTACCGATACTGATTTTTATCGACGACGAAGCACCAACCGCGCTCGCGAGCCTCATATCTTTTTGCAGGTAAGTAGTTTCCGGGATAAGAAAGGGCATGAATATACTCTGCGAGCCTTCCAGAAATTCCAGAAACTACGTCCTGATGTATCCTTTCGGTTGATTTTAGCCGGGGGAGGTAAGCTTCAGAAGAAGATGGAGCGGTTAGCAGCTGAACTAGAAATAGCTGATGTTGTGGAGTTTCCGGGGTGGGTGAATAAATATCAGGTGCGAGATCTAATGGAGCGTGCTCATACTTTTGTGCATCATAGCGTAACGCCGCCCGTTTCCCAAAAAATGGAAGGGATTCCGAATGCCATTATGGAGGCGATGGCTATGGAACTGCCTATTCTTTCTTCCTACCACTCGGGTATTCCGGAATTAGTAGAGCATGGCACACACGGCTATCTGGTGAATGAGTATGACGTGGATATGTATGCCAAGCGCATTGAGGACATTCTTTCGTGGAATTACCAAACGCAAAATCGGGAGCGGGTAATAGCTGGATTTGAGAAGCAGAAGCATCGTGAGCACTTGCTAACTATTTATGAAAACGTACTCAGCCAACATTGTTTAGCCTAA
- a CDS encoding sulfotransferase family protein — protein sequence MKVDFMIIGAQKAATTSLYSILDSHPSLVGSRPKEPHFFSKSKNWREELSQYEQRFIQQEGALYFEASTTYTFFPLTNWHIWDDLYEYNPELKFIYLVRDPVQRIISSYMHSYERGITDLSIEEVIVQNRKYIDVSRYATQITPYIERFGREYVLIIDFDDFNDNRDKAMRSIAAFLSVDFAGFKDYEKTRSNVSLGGNKKHRRWDKPNLAQKAVRKYLPGVWDQLTRNEDRAFHQRPTLSVATQRMILQMLRLEIDALEKIMNKDLSHWRQIHDRSI from the coding sequence ATGAAGGTAGATTTCATGATTATCGGCGCTCAGAAAGCCGCAACTACCTCATTGTATTCTATTTTAGACAGTCATCCATCGCTGGTAGGCAGCCGCCCTAAAGAGCCTCACTTCTTCAGTAAATCAAAAAACTGGCGAGAAGAGCTGTCGCAGTACGAACAGCGTTTTATCCAGCAAGAAGGTGCACTTTACTTTGAAGCATCAACTACCTATACCTTCTTTCCGCTTACCAACTGGCATATTTGGGACGACTTATATGAGTACAACCCCGAGCTGAAATTCATATATCTAGTAAGGGATCCTGTTCAGCGCATTATCTCTAGCTACATGCATTCCTACGAGCGAGGCATTACTGATTTATCCATTGAGGAAGTAATCGTACAAAACCGGAAGTACATTGATGTTTCTCGCTACGCCACACAAATTACACCCTACATTGAGCGTTTTGGCCGAGAGTACGTATTGATTATCGATTTTGACGACTTCAACGATAATCGGGACAAAGCAATGCGAAGTATTGCGGCCTTTTTATCCGTTGATTTCGCTGGTTTTAAAGATTATGAAAAAACGCGCAGTAATGTATCGCTGGGGGGAAATAAAAAGCACCGTCGGTGGGACAAACCTAACTTAGCGCAGAAAGCAGTACGCAAATATCTTCCGGGAGTGTGGGATCAACTTACCCGTAATGAAGACCGAGCCTTTCACCAACGTCCTACGCTTAGTGTAGCCACTCAGCGGATGATTCTGCAAATGCTGCGCCTAGAAATTGATGCTCTAGAAAAAATCATGAATAAAGACCTAAGCCACTGGCGACAAATTCATGATCGTTCAATTTAG
- a CDS encoding citrate synthase, which produces MADNTAELKINGDTYELPIVEGSEEEKAVDISKLRGQSGYITIDPGFKNTGSTTSSITFLDGEQGILRYRGYSIEELTSKSSFLEVAYLLINGELPSADEFSAFKEEITYHTMVHEDYKKILDGFPSSAHPMGVLSSLVCSLTAFYPESLDPNRSKEEVKLSIIRIIAKLPTFAAWAYKHKIGHPVNYPDNRQDYCSNFLKMMFALPAEPYEVDPVVSDALDKLLILHADHEQNCSTSTVRIVGSSQASLYASISAGINALWGPLHGGANMAVIEMLENIKSDGGDVKKYLDKAKDKEDPFRLMGFGHRVYKNFDPRARIIKKNADEVLSGLGVNDPVLDIAKGLEEAALNDDYFQERKLYPNVDFYSGIIYRAMGIPTDMFTVMFALGRLPGWIAQWKEMRENKEPIGRPRQIYTGYNERKIER; this is translated from the coding sequence ATGGCTGATAATACTGCTGAATTAAAAATAAACGGCGATACCTACGAACTACCTATTGTTGAAGGATCAGAAGAAGAAAAAGCGGTTGATATTAGTAAACTGCGTGGGCAAAGTGGGTACATTACTATTGATCCCGGATTCAAAAATACCGGATCTACTACCAGTTCTATCACTTTCCTAGATGGCGAGCAAGGTATTCTTCGCTACCGGGGCTACTCTATTGAGGAGCTTACCTCCAAGTCTTCTTTTCTAGAAGTAGCCTATCTACTCATTAATGGCGAGCTTCCTTCGGCAGATGAGTTCTCTGCCTTCAAAGAAGAAATTACGTACCACACAATGGTACACGAAGATTATAAGAAAATTCTGGATGGGTTTCCTTCCAGTGCCCATCCTATGGGTGTGCTTTCTTCGTTGGTATGCTCCTTAACGGCCTTCTACCCTGAATCACTCGATCCCAACCGTTCTAAAGAAGAAGTTAAGCTGAGTATCATCCGTATTATTGCCAAGCTTCCTACGTTTGCCGCCTGGGCGTATAAGCATAAAATTGGTCATCCGGTAAATTACCCGGACAATCGTCAGGATTACTGTAGTAATTTTCTGAAGATGATGTTCGCCCTGCCGGCTGAGCCGTATGAGGTTGATCCCGTAGTAAGCGACGCCCTGGATAAGTTGCTCATTCTGCACGCTGACCATGAGCAAAACTGCTCTACCTCTACCGTTCGAATTGTAGGCTCTTCTCAGGCCAGCTTATACGCTTCTATCTCTGCCGGGATTAATGCGTTATGGGGGCCACTACACGGTGGAGCCAATATGGCTGTAATTGAGATGCTAGAAAATATTAAGTCCGATGGGGGCGATGTGAAAAAATATCTGGATAAAGCCAAAGACAAAGAAGATCCGTTTCGGCTGATGGGCTTTGGCCACCGGGTGTACAAAAACTTTGACCCTCGCGCCCGCATCATCAAAAAGAATGCCGACGAAGTGCTATCCGGTTTGGGAGTGAATGACCCCGTACTGGATATTGCCAAAGGCTTGGAAGAAGCCGCCCTGAATGATGATTACTTCCAAGAGCGGAAGCTGTACCCGAACGTAGATTTCTACTCAGGAATTATCTACCGCGCTATGGGTATTCCCACCGATATGTTTACGGTAATGTTCGCCCTGGGTCGCCTCCCGGGCTGGATTGCCCAATGGAAAGAAATGCGCGAGAACAAAGAGCCGATCGGTCGTCCTCGCCAAATCTATACTGGCTACAATGAGCGAAAGATAGAGCGGTAA
- a CDS encoding prohibitin family protein codes for MDNRKFLPFIVIGVALFFAIIYLSSSLFLTIDAGERGVLFKPFGGGLQKDKVFEPGFVVKAPWNEMHVYNVREQNVEETMDVLDKNGLNIAVDVSVRFHPMYNKVGFLHENFGKDFILQLIVPEVRSTVRRVMGRYTAEEIYSTKRAEVEEAIILETEEILQSEANNIQMRALLIRSINLPDQIRTAIESKLKQEQEALAYQFRLEREKSEAERKRIAAEGEAQANKIINSSLTEELLKMRGIEATTQLSESSNSKVVVIGGGEGGLPLILGNN; via the coding sequence ATGGATAATCGAAAATTTCTTCCTTTCATTGTTATTGGTGTTGCTTTATTTTTTGCCATTATTTATTTATCGTCCAGCTTATTTCTCACAATTGATGCCGGGGAACGGGGCGTATTGTTTAAGCCCTTTGGTGGTGGATTACAAAAAGATAAAGTGTTTGAACCAGGATTTGTGGTAAAGGCTCCCTGGAATGAGATGCACGTGTACAATGTGCGTGAGCAGAACGTAGAGGAAACCATGGACGTATTAGATAAAAATGGATTGAACATTGCCGTAGATGTCTCAGTCCGCTTTCATCCTATGTACAACAAAGTAGGCTTTCTGCACGAGAACTTCGGCAAGGACTTTATACTACAACTCATCGTTCCCGAGGTGCGCTCTACTGTACGGCGAGTAATGGGTCGCTACACTGCCGAGGAAATCTATTCTACCAAGCGTGCTGAAGTGGAAGAGGCTATTATTCTAGAAACCGAAGAAATTCTCCAGAGCGAGGCAAATAATATTCAGATGCGCGCCTTACTGATCCGGTCAATTAACTTACCCGACCAAATCCGGACGGCTATAGAGTCGAAGTTGAAGCAGGAGCAAGAAGCTTTGGCGTACCAATTCCGGCTAGAGCGGGAAAAGAGCGAAGCCGAACGGAAGCGCATTGCCGCTGAGGGTGAAGCCCAGGCTAACAAAATCATCAACAGCAGTTTAACTGAGGAACTGCTAAAAATGCGCGGTATTGAAGCTACTACCCAACTTTCTGAGTCAAGTAACAGTAAAGTGGTAGTAATTGGGGGGGGAGAAGGTGGATTACCGCTAATTCTTGGTAACAATTAA
- a CDS encoding cystathionine beta-synthase: MYYNSIIETIGNTPLIKLNTLNEGIEGTILAKVEYFNPGNSVKDRIAIKMVEDAEKDGRLRPGGTIIEGTSGNTGMGLALAAVAKGYKCIFTLADKQSQEKIDILRAVGAEVVVCPTNVPPEDPRSYYSVAKKYNETIPNSFYPNQYDNLSNQAAHYETTGPEIWEQTEGKITHFAAGVGTGGTVSGVSKYLKEQNADVFTLGIDTYGSVFKKYKETGEFDEKEVFPYLTEGIGEDILPKNVDFDLIDEFIKVTDKDAAIMARRLAREEGLFIGWSCGSAMHGALRWARKNLKKDDLMVVLLPDHGTRYLGKIYNDSWMKDHGYLEKREFATAQDILRNRNGSSELTTIPADTSVGEAIKILNQQAISQIPVTENDEFVGSLTDSKLLHKLIEEPELRSEPVSKLMDKPFQFVSPRDTLDVLSSLIDKENKALLVRDQLNQVHIITQSDLLMAMSS, translated from the coding sequence ATGTACTACAACTCTATTATAGAAACCATCGGCAACACCCCGCTCATTAAACTTAATACGTTGAACGAAGGAATTGAAGGGACAATTCTGGCCAAAGTGGAGTACTTCAATCCGGGTAATTCGGTAAAAGACCGCATTGCCATTAAAATGGTAGAAGATGCTGAGAAAGATGGACGGTTACGCCCTGGCGGAACCATTATTGAAGGAACCTCCGGCAATACGGGCATGGGATTGGCCCTGGCAGCCGTGGCGAAAGGCTATAAGTGTATTTTCACCTTAGCCGATAAACAATCGCAGGAGAAGATTGATATTTTGCGGGCGGTAGGGGCTGAAGTAGTGGTGTGCCCTACCAATGTGCCACCTGAAGATCCGCGCTCATATTACTCCGTAGCCAAGAAGTATAATGAAACCATCCCTAACTCTTTTTACCCTAATCAGTACGATAACCTCTCCAACCAAGCAGCGCACTACGAGACTACGGGACCAGAAATTTGGGAGCAGACCGAAGGGAAGATTACACACTTTGCGGCAGGAGTTGGTACCGGTGGAACCGTTAGTGGGGTGTCTAAGTACTTGAAAGAACAAAACGCTGATGTGTTCACACTAGGCATTGACACCTACGGATCGGTATTTAAAAAATATAAGGAAACCGGGGAGTTCGATGAGAAAGAAGTGTTTCCGTATCTGACCGAAGGAATTGGCGAAGATATTTTGCCCAAAAACGTTGACTTCGATCTGATTGACGAATTCATTAAAGTAACTGATAAAGATGCGGCCATTATGGCTCGCCGACTAGCTCGGGAGGAAGGGTTGTTTATTGGATGGTCCTGCGGTTCAGCTATGCACGGAGCACTGCGTTGGGCACGAAAAAATTTAAAGAAAGACGACCTAATGGTCGTACTGCTACCCGACCACGGCACCCGCTACTTAGGAAAAATCTACAACGATAGCTGGATGAAAGACCACGGCTATCTGGAAAAGCGGGAGTTTGCCACCGCCCAAGATATTCTTCGTAATCGCAATGGTTCTAGCGAATTAACAACCATCCCAGCGGATACTTCGGTAGGTGAGGCTATTAAAATTTTAAACCAACAGGCAATCTCTCAAATTCCGGTGACCGAAAACGATGAGTTTGTGGGCAGCCTGACGGACTCTAAGTTGCTGCACAAACTTATTGAAGAACCGGAGCTTCGAAGCGAACCCGTTTCCAAACTAATGGATAAACCCTTCCAGTTTGTTTCCCCCCGTGATACGCTGGATGTGCTTTCGTCACTCATTGACAAAGAAAATAAAGCTTTACTAGTGCGCGATCAACTCAACCAGGTACATATCATTACCCAGTCTGACCTGCTGATGGCGATGAGTAGTTAG
- a CDS encoding ABC transporter permease: MIRNYLLIALRNARRNKVYLIINVLGLGLGLACMLTAYTFFAFNQEFDSYFSDTDNIYRVQRTLAGERASQGIGERIPLPLAVTASEEISGVQEATRVFAASELLRTDDEVFSEYIGFTDTNFFTFFPFQIKFGETGSYTGTDKVILNEELASKFFEDKNPVGQTLTLRFGDGQEVSLTVGAVVTYPENTSFYYDAFVPLSHYLAIGNHNQDDWAAGIRSNTFLKLSSSQAVNEVNTQLEKFVATANATDITYKYRDFWVIPFRDSRVNENEIRGDATYTNRRINPVATIIFGTLAFLILLLACFNLTNTSIALASRRLKEIGIRKVMGGMRHQLVVQHLLEIILIGVLAIGVGWLIAQYLSVAFFNLWDTPFSLDDVNLWNMSLALVLLLVLVAMIAGLYPAIYSTRFHPATILKGNLKLKGSNWFTRSLLSLQFALSIALLIGGFVAISNTEYLQNLDLGYDIHEVISLGGLEPPEAQMLLIEAQQHPKVKIVSALRGSDIWGNGSKEVQVDTATFASRIFQVDANYLETVGMDISVGRGFNADRASDYTEAVLVNVAFVEKMNWDDPINQRILYQDTARYVIGVVQNIVNNLYDNEQRPSLFRQIQPERYSKVMIKAAPDDLAEIDEYLQSRWKEIVPFEPYESSYLTQAAMYYPIREMRNLKKVYFFLAVLGGLLAVAGIFSLAQINIARRNKEIGVRKVLGASVAKIINTLNREFVWILAVSAVLGGGIGYLYNWAFLENFYAFHIEIGLFPLIVSGVIIVGIALLTTSLTIRRTANTNPAQVLRDE, from the coding sequence ATGATACGAAACTATCTGCTCATTGCTCTGCGCAACGCTCGTCGCAACAAAGTATATTTAATCATCAACGTGCTGGGTTTAGGACTCGGTTTAGCTTGTATGCTTACCGCTTACACATTTTTTGCCTTCAATCAGGAGTTTGATAGTTACTTCTCAGATACCGACAATATTTACCGGGTACAGCGTACGCTGGCGGGTGAACGAGCATCTCAGGGCATAGGCGAGCGTATTCCGCTACCATTGGCAGTTACCGCGTCTGAGGAAATTTCGGGAGTACAGGAGGCTACCAGAGTATTTGCCGCTAGTGAACTGCTTCGTACCGATGACGAGGTGTTTAGCGAATATATTGGCTTTACCGACACTAACTTCTTTACGTTCTTTCCTTTTCAGATCAAATTCGGTGAAACTGGTTCGTACACCGGAACGGACAAGGTTATCCTCAACGAAGAATTAGCGAGCAAATTTTTTGAAGATAAAAATCCGGTAGGGCAGACACTCACCTTGCGGTTCGGCGACGGACAAGAAGTGTCGCTTACCGTGGGGGCAGTAGTTACTTATCCTGAGAATACTAGTTTCTACTACGATGCCTTCGTTCCGCTTTCTCACTACTTAGCTATCGGAAACCATAATCAGGACGATTGGGCGGCGGGTATTCGTTCCAATACATTTCTTAAGTTGAGTTCTTCGCAGGCCGTTAATGAAGTTAATACTCAACTAGAAAAGTTTGTAGCTACGGCTAATGCTACAGATATAACCTATAAGTACCGCGATTTTTGGGTAATCCCTTTCCGAGACTCTCGAGTAAACGAAAACGAAATTCGGGGAGATGCCACCTACACCAATCGCCGCATTAACCCGGTAGCCACTATAATTTTTGGCACATTGGCGTTTTTGATTTTGCTATTAGCCTGTTTCAACCTCACTAATACCTCAATTGCGCTAGCTTCTCGCCGGTTGAAAGAGATTGGTATTCGCAAAGTAATGGGGGGAATGCGCCACCAGTTAGTGGTACAGCACTTGTTAGAAATCATATTGATTGGAGTATTAGCAATCGGAGTTGGATGGTTGATAGCGCAGTATTTATCTGTCGCCTTCTTCAATCTATGGGACACGCCTTTTTCCCTAGACGATGTTAACCTATGGAATATGAGTTTGGCATTGGTGCTACTGCTGGTGCTGGTTGCTATGATTGCCGGACTGTATCCCGCTATTTACAGCACGCGCTTTCATCCGGCTACTATTTTGAAGGGAAACCTAAAGTTGAAGGGCTCTAACTGGTTCACTCGTAGTTTGCTCAGTCTGCAATTTGCCTTGTCCATCGCCTTACTTATTGGCGGTTTCGTGGCAATTAGCAATACTGAATATCTGCAAAACCTGGATCTTGGTTACGATATTCATGAGGTTATTAGCCTGGGAGGTTTGGAACCACCGGAAGCCCAGATGCTGCTAATAGAAGCTCAGCAGCATCCTAAAGTGAAAATAGTATCGGCACTTCGTGGTAGCGATATTTGGGGCAATGGTTCTAAAGAAGTACAAGTGGATACTGCTACCTTCGCTAGTCGTATTTTTCAAGTGGATGCTAATTACTTGGAAACGGTCGGTATGGATATATCAGTCGGTCGGGGTTTCAACGCTGACCGCGCTTCTGATTATACCGAGGCCGTGCTGGTGAATGTAGCCTTTGTCGAGAAAATGAATTGGGATGATCCGATCAACCAGCGTATTCTTTATCAAGATACCGCTCGTTACGTGATTGGCGTAGTCCAAAATATTGTAAACAACCTTTACGATAACGAACAACGTCCGAGTCTTTTTCGTCAGATACAGCCCGAGCGATATTCTAAGGTGATGATTAAAGCCGCACCCGATGATCTGGCCGAGATAGATGAATATTTGCAGAGCCGATGGAAAGAAATTGTTCCCTTTGAGCCTTACGAATCCTCTTATCTTACCCAGGCGGCGATGTACTACCCCATACGTGAGATGCGAAACCTTAAGAAAGTATATTTCTTTCTGGCGGTACTGGGTGGTTTGCTTGCCGTAGCTGGTATCTTTTCGCTGGCGCAAATCAATATAGCCCGACGCAATAAAGAAATTGGCGTTCGTAAGGTACTGGGCGCTTCGGTCGCTAAAATCATCAACACGCTCAACCGGGAGTTTGTCTGGATACTGGCCGTTTCGGCGGTGCTGGGGGGTGGAATAGGCTATCTGTATAATTGGGCTTTTTTAGAAAATTTTTACGCCTTCCATATCGAGATCGGACTATTTCCGCTGATCGTTTCCGGGGTAATCATTGTGGGTATCGCGTTGCTTACCACGTCTCTCACTATTCGTAGAACGGCAAATACAAATCCTGCCCAGGTTCTGCGGGATGAATAA
- a CDS encoding sulfatase, giving the protein MRSNIKLTFLCLFLLQITEVWSQETTSPPNVLFICIDDLRPELGCYGNSVVQSPNLDKLASQSHLFTNHFVTVPTCGASRYGLLTGLYPRTKTAVSNDAIRKLIAEKPEEDRPETFIAKLRRDGYYTVGIGKISHYVDGLLYGYTDPVGTEWEMPDSWDEMLFDAGKWGTGWNAFFGYADGSNRQGKNKQVKPYEAADVADTDYPDGLTTELAVKKLQEFATRDEPFFLGVGFFKPHLPFNAPKKYWDMYDRTDILLTNSPDIPANVHPASLHNNGEFNQYQLGDESATLEQPVSDEYARKLKHGYYASISYIDAQVGKVLDELARLGLDENTIVVVWGDHGWHLGDDRIWGKHTNFEYALRSAFMIKTPDSQGKQHDEIVSTVDIYPTLMELCKMKASKSVDGSSLVNVMSDANADWRNTAYSYFRQGITVRTDQYRLTKYFREEQPITELYNHQSDPYENENIADQSPDLVESLLLVWEEGNTGLFKEP; this is encoded by the coding sequence ATGAGAAGCAACATTAAACTCACCTTTCTTTGCCTATTTCTTCTTCAAATTACGGAGGTGTGGTCGCAGGAGACTACATCTCCGCCAAATGTATTATTCATCTGTATTGACGACCTGCGCCCCGAGCTGGGTTGCTACGGGAATTCGGTAGTACAGTCGCCTAATCTAGATAAGCTAGCTTCGCAGTCGCATTTGTTTACCAACCACTTTGTAACGGTGCCTACCTGCGGGGCTTCCCGCTACGGATTGCTTACCGGTTTGTATCCTCGCACCAAGACAGCGGTTTCCAACGATGCCATTCGTAAGCTGATTGCGGAAAAGCCCGAAGAAGACCGCCCGGAAACCTTCATAGCCAAGCTCCGAAGAGACGGCTACTACACAGTGGGCATCGGTAAAATCAGTCACTACGTGGATGGATTGCTGTACGGCTACACTGACCCGGTAGGCACCGAGTGGGAAATGCCCGATAGCTGGGACGAAATGTTGTTTGATGCCGGGAAATGGGGAACCGGCTGGAACGCTTTCTTCGGCTACGCTGACGGATCGAATCGGCAGGGTAAAAACAAACAGGTGAAGCCCTACGAGGCAGCAGATGTTGCCGATACTGATTATCCCGACGGGTTAACTACCGAGCTGGCTGTGAAAAAGCTACAGGAGTTTGCAACTAGAGACGAGCCTTTCTTTCTGGGAGTTGGTTTCTTTAAACCGCATCTGCCGTTCAATGCCCCTAAAAAATACTGGGATATGTACGACCGAACCGATATTCTGCTAACTAACTCGCCCGATATACCCGCTAACGTTCATCCGGCCAGTTTGCACAATAACGGCGAATTTAACCAATATCAACTGGGTGATGAATCCGCGACGCTGGAGCAACCTGTTTCGGATGAGTACGCCCGCAAACTAAAGCACGGTTACTACGCCAGCATTAGCTACATTGATGCCCAAGTAGGAAAAGTGTTGGATGAATTAGCCCGACTCGGGTTGGATGAGAACACCATTGTGGTGGTGTGGGGCGACCACGGTTGGCACCTGGGTGATGACCGCATCTGGGGTAAACACACCAACTTTGAGTACGCCCTCCGCAGTGCATTTATGATTAAAACCCCAGATAGCCAAGGCAAGCAACACGATGAGATCGTTAGCACGGTCGACATCTACCCCACCCTGATGGAACTGTGCAAGATGAAAGCCTCCAAATCTGTTGACGGAAGCAGCTTAGTCAATGTAATGTCTGACGCCAATGCCGATTGGAGAAACACTGCCTATAGTTACTTCCGGCAAGGAATTACCGTACGGACAGACCAGTATCGTCTCACTAAATACTTCCGAGAGGAACAGCCAATCACCGAACTCTATAACCATCAGAGCGATCCATACGAGAATGAAAATATTGCTGATCAGTCTCCTGACTTGGTAGAATCTCTGTTGCTGGTCTGGGAAGAAGGTAATACTGGCCTTTTCAAAGAACCTTAA